A genomic stretch from Candidatus Amarolinea dominans includes:
- a CDS encoding GAF domain-containing protein, which produces MLEQVLDIVCAEAQGLVGATSNAVLLLTDQAWLEVKHRLGKPLAAAEPVPVDGSVAGQVVRQGAPVRLNDPASFAQVQVYQWPSDLTALLAVPLHVNGAVIGVLDVVNKVGGFTEDDVPIMSVFANQAAMAIEHARLQEQAEQLTVLAERQRLARELHDSVTQSLYSVTLYANAAALALAADKQRRSRQAICRICRRPRRRMRHAAPHLPVAPASAGDGRAGGRIAVAPGGRRGRAGLQTETRVESGGCPSRSRATSTGSRKRHSTTCANMRRPGMWPCICTSPSRPFPSKWWMMAWVSIRKRCPSRAGRLRTIAERAARRWETDVRKHAWRGHAGKG; this is translated from the coding sequence GTGCTGGAACAAGTGCTGGACATCGTCTGCGCCGAGGCCCAGGGCTTGGTCGGGGCGACGAGCAACGCGGTCCTGCTGCTGACCGACCAGGCCTGGCTGGAGGTCAAGCATCGCTTGGGCAAGCCGTTGGCAGCGGCCGAACCGGTGCCGGTGGACGGCTCCGTGGCGGGTCAGGTCGTGCGCCAGGGTGCGCCGGTGCGGCTGAATGATCCAGCTTCCTTCGCGCAGGTCCAGGTCTACCAGTGGCCTTCGGATCTCACGGCGTTGCTCGCCGTGCCCTTGCACGTCAACGGCGCGGTCATCGGCGTGCTCGACGTGGTGAATAAGGTGGGCGGCTTCACTGAGGACGACGTTCCTATCATGTCCGTATTCGCCAACCAAGCCGCGATGGCCATCGAGCACGCCCGGCTGCAAGAGCAGGCGGAGCAGTTAACCGTGCTGGCGGAACGGCAACGGTTGGCCCGTGAGTTGCACGATTCGGTCACACAATCGCTCTATAGCGTGACCCTGTATGCCAACGCCGCGGCCCTGGCGCTGGCGGCCGACAAACAAAGAAGGTCACGGCAGGCTATCTGCAGGATCTGCAGGAGACCGCGCAGGAGGATGCGACATGCGGCTCCTCATCTTCCAGTTGCACCCGCCAGTGCTGGAGACGGAAGGGCTGGTGGCCGCATTGCAGTTGCGCCTGGCGGCCGTCGAGGTCGCGCGGGTCTGCAAACTGAAACCCGCGTCGAGAGCGGCGGTTGCCCATCGCGATCGAGGGCGACCTCTACTGGATCGCGCAAGAGGCACTCAACAACGTGCGCAAACATGCGGCGGCCCGGCATGTGGCCGTGCATCTGCACTTCACCGTCGCGACCCTTTCCCTCGAAGTGGTGGATGATGGCGTGGGTTTCGATCCGCAAGCGGTGCCCGTCGAGGGCGGGGCGGCTGCGTACCATCGCCGAGCGCGCTGCGCGTCGGTGGGAAACTGACGTACGAAAGCATGCCTGGCGAGGGCACGCGGGTAAAGGTTGA
- a CDS encoding phosphatase PAP2 family protein, whose protein sequence is MYTISTVRPTARRPLALSLIKGMSKMQRCVPGAASPPRGMVLRWLVGLGILLALVAVFTELAEDVWFREGFAWDAPLILALHQFSRPWLDTVMRVVTQAGQAGAIGLALVLAGWFLWRRRALDAATVAISLVGATALNMVLKLLFARPRPALFPPWSSKAVSAFPAVMSRPRCASTASWPFSMAAGSPRRGHLRRSVVLVVAVSRIYLGVHYPSDTLGSITFASLWLWAVVAIRMRVIDVFIDVFIDVFIDVFIDVFIDVFDVQLRMLKKMPDRVKSAQEVAS, encoded by the coding sequence ATGTATACTATCAGTACCGTGCGCCCGACCGCCCGGCGTCCGCTGGCCCTCTCCCTGATCAAAGGGATGTCAAAGATGCAACGCTGCGTGCCTGGGGCAGCATCCCCGCCGCGGGGCATGGTGCTGCGCTGGCTCGTCGGGTTAGGTATCCTGTTAGCGCTGGTCGCCGTCTTCACGGAGCTGGCCGAGGACGTTTGGTTCCGCGAGGGGTTTGCCTGGGATGCACCGTTGATCCTGGCGCTGCACCAGTTCAGCCGACCGTGGCTCGATACGGTCATGCGGGTCGTTACCCAGGCCGGGCAGGCCGGGGCCATTGGGTTGGCGCTGGTCCTCGCCGGCTGGTTTCTCTGGCGGCGCCGCGCGCTTGATGCCGCGACCGTCGCCATCAGCCTCGTCGGCGCGACCGCACTCAACATGGTGCTGAAACTGCTGTTCGCGCGCCCGCGACCTGCGCTCTTCCCACCCTGGTCGTCGAAAGCGGTTTCAGCTTTCCCAGCGGTCATGTCACGACCTCGGTGCGCGTCTACGGCCTCCTGGCCATTTTCTATGGCGGCAGGGTCACCGCGCCGGGGCCATCTGCGCCGCAGCGTGGTACTCGTCGTGGCTGTCAGCCGTATCTACCTGGGCGTACACTACCCCAGCGACACCCTGGGCTCGATCACCTTCGCCTCCCTGTGGCTATGGGCCGTCGTTGCCATCCGGATGAGGGTGATTGATGTCTTCATTGATGTCTTCATTGATGTCTTCATTGATGTCTTCATTGATGTCTTCATTGATGTCTTCGATGTTCAATTACGTATGTTGAAAAAAATGCCAGATCGGGTAAAATCAGCACAGGAGGTAGCATCATGA
- a CDS encoding fused MFS/spermidine synthase → MWEINTAQPELLAYQLTHGRTAHGFQFAANEIRKVPTAYYSEPSGVGLAIANHPARPGPLRVGALGLGIGIIASYGQPGDVYRFYEINPDIIRIAQGEDGRFSFLRDSDADIQIVPGDARVSLEREWAAGGSQRFDLLVLDTFSGDTIPLHLLTQEAFAIYQQHLNPGGVIAINVSNRIFDLSQAVYRLADEFPTWRALIEHPGDRLQSYDSLWMLLSREPDFLQLPAIASRSTPRPASQAAARLWTDDYSNLLQIIR, encoded by the coding sequence GTGTGGGAGATCAACACCGCGCAGCCCGAGCTGCTGGCCTATCAACTGACGCATGGCAGGACCGCGCACGGCTTTCAATTTGCCGCCAACGAGATTCGCAAAGTGCCCACGGCGTACTACAGCGAGCCGAGCGGTGTGGGCCTGGCGATCGCCAATCACCCGGCCCGCCCCGGCCCCTTGCGGGTGGGCGCGCTGGGACTGGGCATCGGCATCATCGCCAGCTATGGCCAGCCGGGTGACGTCTATCGCTTCTACGAGATCAACCCCGACATCATTCGTATCGCGCAGGGCGAGGATGGCCGTTTTTCGTTCTTGCGCGATTCGGACGCCGACATTCAGATCGTCCCCGGGGACGCGCGCGTTTCACTCGAACGTGAATGGGCGGCCGGCGGTTCGCAGCGCTTCGACCTGCTGGTGCTGGACACCTTCAGCGGCGACACCATCCCGCTGCATCTGCTCACTCAAGAGGCCTTCGCCATCTACCAACAGCACCTCAACCCCGGCGGCGTCATCGCCATCAACGTGTCCAACCGCATCTTCGACCTCAGCCAGGCGGTCTACCGGTTGGCGGATGAATTTCCAACTTGGCGCGCCCTGATCGAGCATCCAGGCGACAGGCTGCAAAGCTACGACTCGCTGTGGATGCTGCTCAGCCGCGAGCCGGACTTCCTGCAATTGCCTGCCATCGCCAGCCGCAGCACACCCCGCCCCGCCTCACAGGCAGCCGCACGCCTGTGGACAGATGATTACAGCAATCTACTTCAGATCATTCGGTGA
- the sdhC gene encoding succinate dehydrogenase, cytochrome b556 subunit codes for MAALIKSFWRGITYRGSDGHWAWMMHRVGGLGILLFLVLHVFDIYLMNLGEETFSKFLFLYSGPPFKVMEVFLIFGVIYHAINGLRIIIVDFWPSSTKYQRLMYRIALVIVLLIFVPTAIITLSTIFNPA; via the coding sequence ATGGCGGCGCTCATTAAGTCGTTTTGGCGGGGCATCACCTACCGGGGCAGTGACGGTCACTGGGCCTGGATGATGCATCGCGTCGGCGGATTAGGTATTTTACTTTTCCTCGTTCTGCACGTATTCGACATCTACCTGATGAACCTGGGTGAAGAGACCTTCTCCAAATTCCTGTTCCTCTACAGCGGCCCCCCCTTCAAGGTCATGGAAGTCTTCCTGATCTTCGGCGTCATCTATCACGCGATCAACGGCCTGCGCATCATCATCGTTGACTTCTGGCCCTCCTCCACGAAGTATCAACGCTTGATGTACCGGATCGCACTGGTTATCGTCTTACTCATCTTCGTGCCCACGGCCATCATCACCCTGAGCACCATTTTCAACCCCGCCTAG
- a CDS encoding succinate dehydrogenase, with translation MNALSQYRVRGRRFEALSWFFMRFSGLVLLFLAMFHLLYMHLYLRVEEITFDVIVQRWTGPSGWFWSLYDLALLLFAMLHGANGGRWVIDDYVRRPGWNMVVKSVVYLLSGLLILMGVMTIFASRLRPETEINYANPSI, from the coding sequence ATGAATGCACTGTCGCAATATCGTGTGCGCGGCCGCCGCTTCGAGGCGCTGTCCTGGTTTTTCATGCGCTTTTCTGGCCTGGTGCTGCTCTTCCTCGCCATGTTCCACCTCCTCTATATGCATCTGTACCTGCGCGTCGAGGAGATCACTTTCGATGTCATCGTGCAGCGCTGGACTGGGCCTTCCGGCTGGTTCTGGAGCCTTTACGACCTGGCGCTGCTTCTCTTCGCCATGCTCCACGGCGCCAACGGCGGGCGCTGGGTCATTGACGACTACGTGCGCCGCCCTGGCTGGAACATGGTGGTCAAGAGTGTGGTTTACCTCTTGAGCGGCCTGCTGATCCTGATGGGCGTCATGACCATTTTCGCTTCCAGGTTGCGGCCTGAGACGGAGATCAACTATGCCAACCCATCAATTTGA
- a CDS encoding succinate dehydrogenase iron-sulfur subunit: MQVNIKIQRFNPEQDKKPYWKTYQVEAALNDQILDVLHQVKWYQDGTLTLRRSCAHGICGSDAMVINGRNRLACKTLVKHVGANITVEPIRGMKVVKDLVVDMRPFFAKYRSVLPFLINDSAPPDTERLQTIEARARFDDTTKCILCACCTTACPSFWANEDYVGPAAIVQAHRFIFDDRDQGTMQRLEVLNERDGVWRCRTVFNCVEACPRDIDITKAIGDIKKALLYSNF, translated from the coding sequence ATGCAAGTCAATATCAAGATTCAACGCTTCAATCCTGAGCAGGACAAGAAGCCCTACTGGAAAACGTATCAGGTTGAGGCGGCGCTCAATGACCAGATCCTTGACGTGTTGCACCAAGTCAAATGGTATCAGGACGGCACCCTGACGCTGCGTCGCTCCTGTGCGCACGGCATCTGCGGCTCGGACGCGATGGTCATCAACGGCCGCAACCGCCTGGCCTGCAAGACGCTGGTCAAGCATGTCGGCGCCAACATCACCGTGGAGCCGATTCGCGGCATGAAGGTCGTCAAAGACCTGGTGGTGGATATGCGGCCCTTCTTCGCCAAGTATCGCTCCGTCCTGCCTTTCCTGATCAACGACAGCGCGCCGCCGGACACCGAGCGCCTGCAGACCATCGAAGCCCGCGCGCGCTTCGATGACACCACCAAGTGCATCCTGTGCGCGTGCTGCACCACCGCCTGTCCGAGCTTTTGGGCCAACGAGGACTACGTCGGCCCCGCGGCCATCGTGCAGGCGCACCGCTTCATCTTCGACGACCGCGATCAGGGCACGATGCAACGCCTGGAAGTGCTCAACGAGCGCGACGGCGTTTGGCGCTGCCGCACCGTCTTCAACTGCGTCGAAGCCTGCCCGCGTGATATTGACATAACAAAAGCCATTGGCGACATCAAGAAGGCGCTCCTCTACAGCAACTTCTAA